A genomic segment from Nicotiana sylvestris chromosome 1, ASM39365v2, whole genome shotgun sequence encodes:
- the LOC138877359 gene encoding uncharacterized protein, producing the protein MLEIKSAHRAETQADVFLKLAPKYRRYRDRCREMHAQLRAGGNAQSLKEELEKRDEDLMRSIPRCSELEGMLRAKDDELEVGKRVAEKCEDLQANVLSLRAELEQNATRVADLSAEWTEKVTELERKVAELERPEGARVVVLARVAALEDTIRVLRSEREAERAKTTLKEARLVEWINELEWDSSKLGDQVVALEAEKAQLLDQGFPQESASAAVPRRLHSRLAYGYDPATPEAGRGAEIEDDLPSDNDDAGEDGGGDEAE; encoded by the exons ATGTTGGAGATCAAGAGTGCTCATCGGGCTGAGACACAAGCCGATGTCTTTCTAAAATTGGCCCCAAAGTATCGCCGGTATCGCGACAGGTGCCGTGAGATGCATGCGCAGCTTAGGGCAGGCGGTAATGCTCAATCCCTCAAGGAGGAGTTGGAAAAGAGGGACGAGGATCTGATGCGGTCTATCCCTAGATGTAGCGAGCTCGAGGGGATGCTTAGGGCCAAAGACGATGAGCTTGAGGTGGGCAAAAGAGTTGCGGAAAAATGTGAGGACCTTCAGGCGAATGTGTTATCTTTGCGAGCTGAGCTTGAGCAGAATGCCACTAGAGTTGCCGATCTGAGTGCAGAGTGGACGGAAAAGGTGACTGAGCTGGAAAGGAAAGTGGCCGAGTTGGAGAGGCCCGAGGGAGCTCGAGTGGTAGTTTTGGCGAGGGTAGCGGCGCTGGAAGACACTATCCGCGTCCTCAGGTCGGAGCGGGAAGCCGAGAGGGCGAAGACCACACTGAAAGAGGCAAGGCTCGTGGAGTGGATCAATGAGCTTGAGTGGGATTCCTCGAAACTAGGAGACCAAGTTGTGGCTCTCGAGGCCGAGAAAGCGCAGCTGTTGGATCAGGGCTTCCCTCAAGAATCTGCCTCTGCTGCTGTCCCCCGTCGTTT GCACTCGCGTCTTGCCTATGGTTATGACCCTGCGACACCGGAGGCCGGTAGGGGTGCTGAGATTGAAGACGATCTTCCTTCTGATAATGACGATGCTGGAGAGGATGGTGGTGGAGATGAGGCTGAGTGA